One Chanodichthys erythropterus isolate Z2021 chromosome 22, ASM2448905v1, whole genome shotgun sequence DNA window includes the following coding sequences:
- the sap30l gene encoding histone deacetylase complex subunit SAP30L, producing the protein MNGFSTEEDSHDGPPAPPFFGQSCCLIEDGERCGRAAGNASFSKRIQKSISQRKLKLDIDKSVRHLYICDFHKNFIQSVRNKRKRKTSDDGGESPDHDVEVPEVDLFQLQVNTLRRYKRHYKIQTRPGLNKAQLAETVSRHFRNIPVNEKETLTYFIYMVKSSKSRLDQKSEGSKQVE; encoded by the exons ATGAACGGGTTCAGCACGGAAGAGGACAGCCACGACGGCCCGCCCGCCCCGCCGTTCTTCGGGCAGAGCTGCTGTCTGATCGAGGACGGAGAGCGCTGCGGCCGCGCGGCTGGAAACGCCTCCTTCAGCAAGCGCATCCAGAAGAGCATCTCCCAGAGGAAACTCAAGCTGGACATCGACAAGAGT GTTCGGCATTTGTACATCTGTGACTTCCACAAGAACTTCATCCAGAGCGTCCGAAACAAACGCAAGAGGAAGACCAGCGACGACGGCGGAGAGTCACCTGATCATGACGTCGAAGTCCCAGAG GTGGATCTGTTCCAGCTGCAGGTCAACACACTGAGACGCTACAAGAGGCACTACAAAATCCAGACCAGACCTGGACTCAACAAAGCCCAGCTAGCAGAG ACTGTGAGCCGTCACTTCCGGAATATTCCAGTCAATGAAAAGGAAACGCTCACATACTTTATTTATATGGTGAAGAGCAGTAAAAGCCGGCTGGACCAGAAATCAGAGGGGAGCAAACAAGTGGAATAA